Proteins from a single region of Chrysemys picta bellii isolate R12L10 chromosome 25, ASM1138683v2, whole genome shotgun sequence:
- the LOC135977449 gene encoding zinc finger and SCAN domain-containing protein 20-like: MPPRAKRAPAWSNGELLDLISVWGEKAVQSQLRSSRRNYDTFGKVSKVMMERGHDQDTLQCRIKVKELRSAYRKARDANGRSGAPPATCQFYKELDAILGVNPTSTLSTTMDTSEPRWRGEEEEEENGSDGGGPDGDTPESLEPCSQELFSSQEEGSQSQRLVVGGGQTEEQVPAASTLRPQPSPLIACSETTKIQEETAKKQRRHAARSNVAIY, translated from the exons atgcctccacgcgccaagcgagccccagcatggagcaatggcgagttgctggacctcatcagtgtttggggggagaaaGCTGTACAATCCCAGCTGCGCTctagccgtaggaattacgatacctttgggaaggtatcaaaggtcatgatggaaaggggccatgaccaggacaccctgcagtgcaggattaaagtgaaggagctgcggagtgcctaccgcaaagcccgcgacgcgaacggccgctcgggtgctccccccgcgacctgccaattctacaaagagctggatgcaatacttggggttaaccccacctccactctgagcaccaccatggacacttcagagccgaggtggcggggggaggaggaggaggaggaaaacgggagtgatggtggtgggccggatggagacaccccggaatccctggagccatgcagccaggagctcttctcgagccaggaggaaggtagccagtcgcagcggctggtagttggtggaggacaaacagaagagcaggttcccg ctgcatcaaccttgagacctcagccgtcccctcttatcgcctgctcagagactacaaagattcaggaagagaccgcgaaaaagcaaagaagacatgctgcaagaagtaatgtggcaatctattaa